A region from the Rufibacter sp. DG15C genome encodes:
- the ccoS gene encoding cbb3-type cytochrome oxidase assembly protein CcoS, protein MNIIYLLICISLIMAILFLSAFLTAVRSGQYEDDYTPSVRILFDNELTHAPTQNSTKSLTISTSKPMEDTAHVS, encoded by the coding sequence ATGAACATCATCTACTTACTTATCTGCATCAGCCTCATCATGGCGATCCTATTTTTAAGTGCGTTCCTGACCGCTGTGCGCAGTGGCCAATATGAGGATGACTACACCCCTTCGGTGAGAATCCTGTTTGACAACGAGTTGACGCACGCGCCTACCCAAAACTCTACTAAATCCCTTACTATTTCTACTTCTAAACCTATGGAGGACACCGCACATGTTAGCTGA